A portion of the Leptospira congkakensis genome contains these proteins:
- a CDS encoding zinc-dependent alcohol dehydrogenase family protein — translation MLNKVWEIQGSFGLENLKQSTRDLSESLAPKEVLVRLTATSLNYRDYLMVIGTYNPRQKLPLIPCSDGAGVVEAVGSDVTLWKKGDRVLPIFAQKWMDGAPNMDNLRSTLGGPHDGCLANFGKFQEEGLVSTPSHLTDKEAATLGCAGLTAYNAVVNFGGIGPGSDVLCLGTGGVSLFALQFAKMMGARVIVTSSSDEKLERAKTLGADATINYSTKTNWERDVRKATKMAGADLIIEVGGAGTMQKSMMSVKPYGTIALIGVLAGGESSLSLYPILMQGVKVQGVIVGSRADFEKMNRAIEQNKMKPVVDKVFGWDEVPEALQYLQTGKHFGKVVVSWE, via the coding sequence ATGTTAAACAAAGTATGGGAAATTCAAGGATCTTTTGGACTAGAGAACCTAAAACAATCAACAAGAGATCTTTCCGAATCACTTGCTCCCAAAGAAGTTCTCGTTCGCCTAACAGCGACTTCACTGAATTATCGTGATTATTTAATGGTGATTGGGACTTACAATCCTAGACAAAAACTCCCACTCATCCCTTGTTCTGATGGAGCCGGTGTTGTGGAAGCCGTGGGATCAGACGTCACTCTTTGGAAAAAAGGAGACCGTGTCCTTCCTATTTTCGCCCAAAAATGGATGGATGGAGCACCCAATATGGACAACCTTCGCTCCACTCTCGGCGGGCCACATGACGGCTGTTTAGCGAATTTTGGAAAATTTCAAGAAGAAGGACTTGTATCCACTCCAAGCCACCTAACAGACAAAGAAGCTGCCACTTTGGGATGTGCCGGCCTTACCGCTTACAATGCCGTTGTGAATTTTGGTGGGATTGGGCCTGGATCCGATGTCCTTTGTTTAGGAACTGGTGGAGTCTCCTTATTTGCCCTACAATTTGCAAAGATGATGGGAGCCCGAGTCATCGTTACCTCTTCCAGTGATGAAAAACTGGAGCGTGCCAAAACCCTTGGGGCGGATGCAACCATCAACTATTCCACAAAAACCAATTGGGAACGTGATGTTCGAAAAGCAACGAAAATGGCAGGAGCCGACCTCATCATCGAAGTGGGAGGAGCTGGAACCATGCAAAAGTCTATGATGAGTGTAAAACCTTACGGAACCATCGCTCTCATTGGTGTCCTTGCCGGTGGAGAATCCAGTCTTTCCCTTTACCCCATTCTTATGCAAGGGGTCAAAGTCCAAGGAGTGATAGTCGGTAGCCGCGCCGATTTTGAAAAAATGAACAGAGCCATCGAACAAAACAAAATGAAACCAGTCGTGGACAAAGTGTTCGGTTGGGACGAAGTTCCCGAAGCACTACAGTATTTACAAACAGGGAAACATTTTGGGAAAGTGGTCGTGAGTTGGGAATAA
- a CDS encoding DUF1295 domain-containing protein produces MENLLFSYLAAVIFTFVFMSLMWFWGKSRDNYAVIDVGWGLVIAGIATVLVSFGKGSVFAKWAVLVPVWIWAFRLSGFLYFTRIRTNHPEDKRYAGFRKDYGNKVHQKMFTNVFLLQGFLALFFSFPFYFAAQWKLFPNSGMFGPNGYLMVLLGWSLFVVGVIGETIADRDLHKFVADPKNKGKVCDLGLWKFTRHPNYFFEWVIWVGIGIIPILSVPEAMISLLTPVFMFVLLRFVSGVPFAEKYSLQSKGDVFREYMRTTNAFFPWFPKQK; encoded by the coding sequence TTGGAAAATTTATTATTTTCATATCTAGCGGCTGTTATATTTACATTTGTTTTTATGAGCCTTATGTGGTTTTGGGGAAAGTCGAGAGACAACTATGCAGTCATTGATGTGGGTTGGGGACTCGTCATTGCCGGGATTGCGACTGTCCTTGTTTCCTTTGGGAAGGGGTCAGTGTTTGCAAAATGGGCGGTGCTTGTCCCTGTTTGGATCTGGGCTTTTCGTTTATCAGGGTTTCTTTACTTCACTCGCATCCGTACAAACCATCCCGAAGACAAACGTTATGCCGGATTTCGAAAGGATTACGGTAACAAAGTCCACCAAAAGATGTTTACGAATGTGTTTCTTTTGCAAGGATTTCTGGCACTTTTCTTTTCTTTTCCGTTTTATTTTGCCGCTCAGTGGAAATTATTTCCTAACTCAGGGATGTTTGGGCCTAACGGATATTTAATGGTTCTTCTGGGATGGAGTTTGTTTGTGGTTGGTGTGATTGGGGAAACGATTGCTGATCGTGACCTTCACAAGTTTGTTGCCGATCCCAAAAATAAAGGAAAGGTCTGTGATTTAGGTCTTTGGAAGTTTACAAGACACCCCAATTATTTTTTTGAATGGGTGATTTGGGTAGGGATTGGGATCATTCCAATTCTTTCTGTACCAGAAGCAATGATATCACTGCTCACACCTGTGTTTATGTTTGTATTGTTGCGATTTGTATCGGGTGTTCCTTTTGCAGAAAAATATTCTCTTCAATCTAAGGGAGATGTTTTTCGCGAATATATGCGCACCACAAACGCATTTTTCCCTTGGTTTCCTAAACAAAAATAA
- a CDS encoding SDR family NAD(P)-dependent oxidoreductase produces MKKDFWNDRVVVITGASSGIGLALYEELAMYPCELVLVARRAAEIAELKNKHEGVVIHRVACDLSDPTSVLDAAEWIEKKISKIDVLFNNAGITAHGRFDSLSMDVYRKTFATNFFGPIQFIRVLLPLLFAAKGNIVTTSTVSALYGVPGRAAYSASKSALHAALESLRIETLEDGLGVSLVCVPYTDTALRTSGLDADGGNLSEAPAKGKRKTAKEVAHVLMSVAKDKEARLVTFNLSGKFLEWMRFFSPKFLEKILYKKLYEDFKSH; encoded by the coding sequence ATGAAAAAAGATTTTTGGAACGATAGGGTGGTAGTGATCACTGGAGCATCGAGCGGAATTGGTCTGGCATTGTATGAAGAATTGGCCATGTATCCTTGTGAATTGGTTCTTGTGGCAAGACGAGCTGCAGAAATTGCAGAACTCAAAAACAAACACGAGGGGGTAGTCATTCACCGAGTTGCTTGTGACCTTTCTGATCCTACTTCAGTTTTGGATGCTGCGGAGTGGATCGAAAAGAAAATTTCTAAAATCGATGTATTGTTTAATAACGCAGGGATTACTGCCCATGGTCGGTTTGATTCTCTTTCAATGGATGTGTATCGCAAAACCTTTGCCACTAATTTTTTTGGTCCTATCCAATTCATTCGTGTGCTTTTGCCTCTCCTTTTTGCCGCCAAAGGAAATATTGTTACCACTTCGACGGTTTCTGCTCTCTATGGTGTGCCGGGTCGGGCTGCATACTCAGCATCCAAGTCAGCTCTACATGCAGCTCTCGAATCCCTTCGGATCGAAACTTTAGAGGATGGTCTTGGTGTTTCTCTTGTTTGTGTTCCGTATACGGACACGGCGCTCCGAACCTCGGGTCTTGATGCCGATGGGGGAAATTTATCGGAAGCTCCCGCCAAAGGAAAACGAAAGACAGCAAAAGAAGTGGCCCATGTTTTGATGTCTGTGGCGAAGGACAAAGAAGCAAGGCTTGTGACATTCAATTTGTCCGGAAAATTTTTGGAATGGATGCGTTTTTTCTCTCCTAAGTTTTTAGAAAAAATTCTTTATAAAAAACTTTACGAGGACTTCAAATCACACTGA